From a single Alkalihalophilus pseudofirmus genomic region:
- a CDS encoding 2,3-diketo-5-methylthiopentyl-1-phosphate enolase has product MTVIAQYLVHDQNGEFEKKAEKIAIGLTVGSWTDLPELEKAQLLAHKGEVVEVREIEESADGVRRGLISISFPAANYSFDLPAILTTTFGKLSLDGSIKLIDLHFSNEIQRHFKGPRFGIQGVRELTGAYDRPLVMSIFKAAIGRSLDSLHEQMLHQALGGVDLVKDDEILFENELTPLEQRVPVGLAAIAEAAEETGNRPLYAVNLTGKTFELKERAKTAIELGAPALLFNVFTYGLDVLQGLREDPEIDVPILAHPAFSGAITSSTRYGVSNPLLLGKLLRMVGADLVLFPSPYGSVAMPKQETLQIAQALRTADEPYAQAFPVPSAGIHPGMTAQLIEDFGIDTVINAGGGIHGHPDGASAGGAAFREAIDGVLSGQTLEEKAESSLNLRKALDTWGLVKV; this is encoded by the coding sequence ATGACAGTTATCGCTCAGTATTTAGTTCATGATCAAAATGGTGAATTTGAAAAAAAAGCAGAAAAAATTGCAATAGGATTAACGGTTGGTTCATGGACGGATCTGCCAGAACTTGAAAAAGCACAACTGCTTGCTCATAAAGGTGAGGTTGTTGAAGTGAGGGAAATTGAGGAATCGGCAGATGGAGTCAGAAGAGGGTTAATTAGTATTTCTTTTCCTGCTGCTAACTACAGCTTTGATCTGCCGGCTATTCTTACAACGACCTTTGGCAAACTATCTTTAGATGGCTCAATCAAACTGATCGATCTACATTTCAGCAATGAAATTCAACGCCATTTCAAAGGACCGCGTTTTGGTATTCAAGGGGTGAGAGAATTAACAGGTGCTTATGATCGTCCATTGGTGATGAGTATATTTAAGGCAGCTATTGGAAGGTCACTCGACTCGCTTCATGAGCAAATGCTTCATCAAGCGTTAGGCGGGGTTGATTTAGTGAAAGACGATGAAATTCTATTTGAAAATGAATTAACTCCACTTGAACAAAGAGTTCCGGTTGGGCTTGCGGCGATTGCTGAAGCAGCAGAAGAAACTGGAAATCGGCCTTTATATGCTGTGAATTTAACGGGAAAGACATTTGAGTTGAAAGAGCGGGCAAAAACAGCGATTGAACTCGGAGCACCGGCCTTACTGTTTAACGTATTTACATACGGACTCGATGTTCTTCAAGGGTTAAGAGAAGACCCGGAAATTGATGTGCCGATCTTAGCACATCCAGCCTTTTCAGGGGCTATAACCTCTTCTACTAGATACGGGGTGAGCAATCCATTACTTTTAGGGAAATTACTACGTATGGTTGGTGCAGACCTAGTCTTATTCCCGTCACCTTATGGCAGTGTAGCGATGCCTAAACAAGAAACATTACAAATCGCTCAAGCTTTGCGAACAGCAGATGAGCCATACGCGCAAGCATTTCCTGTCCCATCAGCAGGCATTCACCCAGGTATGACAGCGCAATTAATTGAAGATTTTGGAATTGATACTGTCATTAATGCAGGCGGAGGCATTCATGGTCATCCAGATGGAGCGAGCGCAGGCGGTGCGGCTTTTAGAGAAGCTATAGATGGTGTTCTTTCTGGCCAGACATTAGAAGAGAAGGCGGAATCAAGTTTAAACTTGAGAAAGGCACTAGATACGTGGGGGCTCGTAAAAGTATGA
- a CDS encoding 2-hydroxy-3-keto-5-methylthiopentenyl-1-phosphate phosphatase → MKKPIIFCDFDGTITESDNIIALMKQFAPPEWEEIKDQILNQTITIQEGVGKLFSYIPSSKKQDMLEFLRENAHYRDGFASLLTYANENDIPFYIVSGGVDFFVYPMLAEFDVPLEQIYCNKADFSGEKILIKWPHSCDTHCNNGCGCCKPSIIRSFDETLHECIVIGDSITDLEAAKLADLVFARDYLKEKCEELNITYQPFENFHQITNYLEGRKSVCR, encoded by the coding sequence ATGAAGAAACCGATTATTTTCTGTGACTTTGACGGGACCATTACAGAATCAGACAACATTATTGCTCTAATGAAGCAGTTTGCCCCTCCTGAATGGGAAGAGATCAAAGATCAGATTTTAAATCAAACCATTACGATACAAGAAGGTGTCGGGAAATTATTCTCCTATATTCCCTCTTCTAAAAAGCAAGACATGCTTGAGTTTCTCAGGGAGAACGCACACTATCGGGATGGTTTTGCTTCCCTGTTAACTTATGCGAATGAAAACGATATCCCGTTTTACATAGTGAGCGGAGGCGTTGATTTTTTTGTTTATCCAATGCTTGCAGAATTTGATGTGCCTTTAGAGCAGATCTATTGTAATAAAGCCGATTTTTCAGGTGAGAAAATCCTGATTAAATGGCCGCATTCTTGTGATACGCATTGCAATAATGGGTGCGGCTGCTGCAAACCAAGTATTATACGATCATTCGATGAGACATTGCATGAGTGTATTGTCATTGGCGATTCAATAACTGATCTTGAAGCAGCAAAGTTAGCAGACTTAGTTTTTGCGCGAGACTATCTAAAGGAAAAATGCGAGGAATTAAATATTACCTATCAGCCTTTTGAAAATTTTCATCAGATTACGAATTACTTAGAAGGGAGGAAGTCAGTTTGTCGATAG
- a CDS encoding methylthioribulose 1-phosphate dehydratase, with protein MSIDKWNELADIKDELAARDWFPGTSGNLSIKVDNEPLSFYVTASGVDKRKRTEKDFLLVDQCGQSIEQTSLKPSAETLLHAQVYRLTDAGCSLHVHTIYNNLISDMYGDTGAVTFRGNELIKAFNIWEEDGELTIPIVRNFADIPKLSQAVADVIKRETKAVLIRNHGITVWGRDGLEAKKHLEALEFLFSFHVKQLLLTQQVQAIKGGMNYGNIEIS; from the coding sequence TTGTCGATAGATAAGTGGAACGAATTAGCTGATATTAAAGATGAATTAGCTGCTCGTGATTGGTTTCCTGGAACAAGCGGCAACCTTTCAATAAAGGTGGATAATGAGCCGTTATCTTTTTATGTGACAGCTAGCGGAGTAGATAAGCGTAAACGAACGGAAAAAGATTTTTTGTTAGTGGATCAATGTGGTCAATCTATCGAACAAACATCCTTAAAACCTTCTGCAGAAACGCTCCTTCATGCACAAGTATACCGGTTAACGGACGCTGGCTGCTCGCTGCATGTGCATACAATTTATAATAATTTAATTTCAGATATGTACGGTGATACAGGGGCCGTAACGTTTAGAGGCAATGAATTAATTAAAGCATTCAATATTTGGGAAGAGGACGGGGAATTAACAATCCCTATTGTTCGTAATTTTGCAGATATCCCTAAACTTAGCCAAGCTGTTGCTGATGTTATTAAACGAGAAACGAAAGCTGTTTTAATTAGAAATCACGGAATCACTGTCTGGGGGCGTGACGGCCTAGAAGCTAAAAAGCATCTGGAAGCACTTGAATTTTTGTTCAGCTTTCATGTGAAGCAGCTTCTTCTCACACAACAAGTACAAGCGATTAAGGGAGGAATGAACTATGGCAACATTGAGATTTCATGA
- a CDS encoding 1,2-dihydroxy-3-keto-5-methylthiopentene dioxygenase yields the protein MATLRFHDTNERLEGGRVEAYLNDQGVIYESWSTDKLPSHLVEKYTLSEAEKEEILEVYANEIADISERRGYLTADVISLSSATPKLEDLLKNFKQEHHHTDDEVRYIVSGHGIFAIEGKDGRFFDVELEPGDLISVPENYRHYFTLQEDRQVVAIRIFKTKEGWVPVYDRKEEVK from the coding sequence ATGGCAACATTGAGATTTCATGATACGAACGAGAGACTAGAAGGAGGAAGGGTAGAAGCATATTTAAATGATCAAGGTGTTATCTATGAAAGCTGGTCAACAGATAAACTACCGTCTCACTTAGTTGAAAAGTATACATTATCAGAGGCTGAGAAAGAAGAAATTCTAGAAGTTTATGCAAATGAAATTGCTGATATTTCAGAGAGAAGAGGCTATCTAACTGCAGATGTAATCTCACTGTCTTCTGCTACGCCCAAGCTTGAAGATTTACTTAAAAACTTTAAGCAAGAACACCATCATACTGATGACGAAGTGCGATATATTGTGAGCGGACATGGGATATTTGCAATTGAGGGGAAAGATGGCCGTTTCTTTGATGTAGAGTTAGAACCGGGCGATTTAATTTCTGTACCTGAAAATTATCGTCACTATTTCACACTGCAAGAAGATCGTCAAGTCGTAGCCATTCGCATTTTTAAAACAAAAGAAGGATGGGTGCCAGTATATGATCGAAAAGAGGAAGTAAAATAA
- a CDS encoding MSMEG_1061 family FMN-dependent PPOX-type flavoprotein, producing MNLSDYSFINTENELLNMLGEPSLLAKRKVIDHIDRHVSEFLSKSPFVVISSANAAGLCDASPRGDAPGFVSILDSKTLIIPERPGNKRLDSIKNILQNSQIGLLCIIPGLNETLRINGKARVTNDQNLLESMSVKGKIPILGIVVEVEECFIHCAKAFIRSNLWDSTSYDNELPNPASILSSHAKTLNRDTETIQQQLEESYTQRLY from the coding sequence ATGAATTTGTCTGATTATTCTTTTATTAATACAGAAAATGAACTTTTAAATATGCTTGGGGAGCCTAGTCTTTTAGCTAAGCGAAAAGTTATTGATCATATTGATCGGCATGTGAGCGAGTTTCTATCTAAATCTCCCTTTGTCGTAATATCTTCAGCCAACGCAGCTGGTTTATGTGACGCCTCACCACGAGGAGATGCTCCGGGCTTTGTATCCATCCTTGATTCAAAAACATTGATTATTCCTGAGAGACCAGGCAATAAGCGGCTTGATTCCATCAAAAACATTCTTCAGAATTCTCAGATAGGCTTGTTATGTATTATTCCTGGACTTAATGAAACCCTTCGAATCAACGGGAAGGCTAGAGTAACAAATGATCAAAATTTATTAGAATCAATGAGTGTGAAAGGGAAAATCCCCATTTTAGGAATAGTCGTTGAGGTAGAAGAGTGCTTCATACACTGTGCCAAAGCTTTTATTCGTTCAAACTTATGGGATTCAACTTCGTATGATAATGAACTTCCAAATCCAGCCTCTATTTTATCAAGTCATGCAAAGACATTGAATCGTGACACAGAAACAATTCAGCAGCAGCTCGAAGAAAGCTACACACAGCGCCTCTATTAA
- a CDS encoding SDR family oxidoreductase — protein sequence MNILVVGANGNVAKQAIKELSKSDHKAAAMIRDDKQTESLMDAGADRVVIADLEENIDHAFDGIDAVIFAAGSGGHTGADKTILIDMWGAMKAVDAAKKHKVDRFVLLSSMGTVDPDKSDRIKHYLVAKKIADDHLKQSGLNYTIVRPGTLTDDEALGKIKLEQEIEVRDTTITRADVAKVLAEVVDRVNTYGKTFEILNGDTPINDALDRV from the coding sequence ATGAATATACTAGTAGTTGGAGCAAATGGAAATGTAGCAAAGCAAGCTATAAAAGAATTAAGCAAAAGTGATCATAAGGCTGCAGCGATGATTAGAGATGACAAACAGACAGAATCACTTATGGATGCAGGCGCAGACAGAGTGGTCATTGCTGATTTAGAGGAAAATATCGATCATGCCTTTGACGGGATAGATGCTGTCATCTTTGCAGCTGGTTCCGGAGGTCATACCGGGGCAGATAAAACGATTTTAATTGACATGTGGGGTGCGATGAAAGCAGTAGATGCTGCGAAAAAACATAAGGTCGACCGCTTTGTGCTGCTTAGCTCAATGGGGACTGTTGACCCTGATAAGAGCGATCGCATCAAACATTACCTTGTTGCTAAAAAAATAGCAGACGATCATTTAAAACAATCAGGTTTAAATTATACAATTGTACGACCAGGCACTCTCACAGATGATGAGGCTCTTGGAAAAATTAAACTAGAGCAGGAAATTGAAGTGCGCGATACGACGATTACTAGAGCAGATGTTGCTAAGGTCTTAGCTGAGGTTGTGGATCGGGTGAATACCTATGGTAAAACGTTTGAAATTTTAAATGGTGATACACCAATTAATGATGCTCTAGATCGTGTGTAA
- a CDS encoding AEC family transporter: protein MTGSAFLFYEMLGLLVIGFIGFTARKVRILPVEANRVLTQVILYITLPSLILYAMDINLSTEIMFELLWLIGLSIYAMAVAILVGRGMRRSATLPENKQGVYEGLIVFGNQGFIGYAVTFYLFGEIGVLYTAIFMIFYLFLIWSYAIYLVARNYQKINLSLLFWNPGIIATTLGLVIMLMPFGWPSPVSSLLLTLGELTMPLSMLLIGSLLAGLTASACRQLMTSKYVWLAVLAKLVVIPVFLLPFIYLPVSMTVIGVAILVTATPSAPTITMYAEKYGGDTKFAAVIVAAGTILCVLTIPLLYSLIVWLS from the coding sequence ATGACAGGAAGTGCATTTCTCTTTTATGAGATGCTTGGGCTGTTAGTTATCGGATTCATAGGCTTTACAGCGCGGAAGGTGAGAATTCTGCCAGTTGAAGCAAATAGGGTTTTGACCCAAGTGATTTTATACATTACTCTTCCTTCTTTGATTCTTTATGCTATGGACATTAACTTATCAACTGAAATCATGTTTGAACTCCTATGGTTAATAGGTTTATCGATATATGCTATGGCAGTTGCCATCTTAGTAGGAAGAGGAATGCGAAGGAGTGCGACATTACCTGAGAATAAGCAAGGTGTGTATGAAGGGTTAATTGTATTTGGAAATCAAGGATTCATCGGATACGCTGTTACTTTTTATTTGTTTGGAGAAATAGGGGTGTTATATACAGCTATTTTTATGATATTTTATCTATTTTTAATCTGGTCGTATGCCATCTACTTAGTGGCGAGAAACTATCAAAAAATTAACCTATCCTTATTATTCTGGAATCCTGGTATAATCGCTACTACTCTTGGATTGGTCATAATGCTAATGCCTTTTGGCTGGCCTTCTCCTGTATCCTCTTTGCTTTTAACACTAGGAGAATTGACAATGCCCTTATCAATGTTATTGATAGGCAGCTTATTAGCTGGTTTGACGGCTTCTGCTTGCCGGCAATTAATGACATCGAAGTATGTGTGGCTTGCCGTGCTGGCAAAATTAGTTGTCATTCCTGTTTTTCTTTTACCTTTTATCTATTTGCCTGTTTCTATGACTGTTATCGGTGTAGCCATCCTTGTCACTGCAACACCCTCTGCACCAACCATTACAATGTATGCAGAGAAATATGGAGGCGATACTAAGTTTGCGGCAGTTATAGTGGCAGCGGGGACAATTCTTTGTGTGCTAACAATTCCGTTATTGTACAGCTTGATCGTATGGCTTTCATAA
- the uppP gene encoding undecaprenyl-diphosphatase UppP, with the protein MSIIEAIIFGIVQGITEFLPISSTAHIIITQMVFNYSFPGFAFEIFLHLASILAVVLYFRKDIVEVIIGFFSFFGNRSKENRVQFLFGLYIIVATGITGVLGVLLEDSIGSVLKTPPFIALALATTGIFLIIIERFVKHGNRTEKDMTFVDAVIVGLGQTLAVIPGISRSGATLITGLFAGLNKETAVRYSFLLSIPVILGSTVLAIGDFTDGTLVAETGVLALVVAFIATFIFSWLGIVWLIEFLKRSKLIYFAIYCFVAAIFIFFYFDANFIMELE; encoded by the coding sequence GAAGCAATCATTTTTGGAATTGTTCAGGGAATTACTGAATTTCTTCCTATATCAAGTACGGCTCATATTATCATTACACAAATGGTTTTTAATTACTCTTTTCCTGGTTTCGCATTCGAGATCTTTTTACATTTAGCTTCCATCTTAGCGGTCGTCCTCTATTTTAGAAAAGATATCGTTGAAGTCATTATTGGATTCTTCTCATTTTTTGGGAATCGCTCAAAAGAAAACCGAGTGCAATTTTTATTTGGACTCTATATTATCGTAGCAACTGGAATTACAGGTGTGTTAGGCGTATTACTAGAGGATTCAATTGGCAGTGTTTTAAAAACCCCCCCTTTTATTGCATTAGCTCTTGCTACAACAGGAATCTTCTTGATTATTATTGAACGTTTTGTTAAACACGGAAATCGAACAGAAAAAGACATGACATTTGTCGATGCGGTTATTGTTGGTTTAGGACAGACACTTGCTGTTATTCCTGGGATCTCAAGGTCTGGAGCGACTCTAATTACAGGGTTATTTGCAGGATTAAATAAAGAAACGGCTGTACGCTACTCGTTCCTTTTATCTATTCCTGTAATCCTAGGATCAACAGTATTGGCTATTGGTGATTTTACAGACGGCACACTAGTTGCTGAAACAGGGGTCCTGGCATTAGTCGTTGCTTTCATCGCTACATTCATTTTCTCATGGCTAGGTATTGTATGGCTGATTGAGTTCCTAAAACGCAGCAAACTTATTTACTTTGCGATTTATTGCTTTGTTGCTGCCATCTTCATCTTCTTCTATTTTGATGCTAACTTCATTATGGAACTTGAATAG